A stretch of the Desulfovibrio sp. X2 genome encodes the following:
- a CDS encoding MBOAT family protein — protein sequence MVFTSSIFLFFFLPLVLAGNLVAPKGTRNVFLLLASLVFYAWGETFYVLVMLASILANYGFGLALERARGRRRGVVLALAVVYNLVQLGWFKYAGFVAGNLDALLGALGLPGLPPLSVHLPIGISFFTFQALSYVIDVYRGEVEVQRSPAKIALYITLFPQLIAGPIVRYKDVAEQIESRRLTFDGFAEGVRRFVQGMGKKMLLANSMGAVADSIMAVPAGDLHASLAWLGIACYALQIYYDFSGYSDMAIGLGRMLGFEFCENFDFPYVASSIREFWRRWHISLSTWFRDYLYIPLGGNRLGALRTSLNLWTVFLLCGLWHGASWNFVIWGGIHGLFLSLERTRFGRALDRLPRMLRHAYTLLVVLVAWVFFRLETLPEALHYLRVMSGLSGASAKTYALSAYLPPEKKVALAAGILLCAPVLRWLQTTPLPHPVRASLRGTEAPALALVLLLSLLNVATSTYNPFIYFRF from the coding sequence ATGGTCTTCACCTCGAGCATCTTCCTCTTCTTCTTCCTGCCACTGGTGCTGGCGGGCAATCTCGTCGCCCCGAAAGGGACGCGCAACGTCTTCCTGCTGCTCGCGAGTCTCGTTTTCTACGCCTGGGGCGAGACCTTCTACGTGCTGGTCATGCTGGCCTCCATCCTGGCCAACTACGGCTTCGGGCTGGCGCTCGAGCGCGCCCGCGGAAGGCGGCGCGGCGTGGTCCTGGCATTGGCCGTTGTCTACAACCTGGTACAGCTCGGCTGGTTCAAGTACGCCGGATTCGTGGCCGGGAACCTGGACGCCCTGCTCGGGGCGCTGGGCCTGCCCGGGCTGCCGCCCCTCTCGGTGCACCTGCCCATCGGCATCTCCTTCTTCACCTTCCAGGCCCTGTCCTACGTCATCGACGTCTACCGGGGCGAGGTCGAGGTGCAACGCTCTCCGGCCAAGATCGCGCTGTACATCACCCTCTTTCCCCAACTCATCGCCGGTCCCATCGTGCGCTACAAGGACGTGGCCGAGCAGATCGAGTCGCGCCGCCTGACCTTCGACGGCTTTGCCGAGGGCGTGCGGCGCTTCGTGCAGGGCATGGGCAAGAAGATGCTCCTGGCCAACTCCATGGGCGCGGTGGCGGACAGCATCATGGCCGTACCGGCGGGCGACCTGCACGCCTCCCTGGCCTGGCTCGGCATCGCCTGCTACGCCCTGCAGATCTACTACGACTTCTCCGGCTACTCGGACATGGCCATCGGGCTCGGCCGCATGCTCGGTTTCGAGTTCTGCGAGAATTTCGACTTCCCCTACGTCGCCTCGTCCATCCGGGAATTCTGGCGGCGCTGGCACATCTCTCTGTCCACGTGGTTCCGCGACTACCTCTACATCCCCCTGGGCGGGAACCGCCTGGGAGCTCTGCGCACGAGCCTCAACCTGTGGACCGTTTTCCTCCTCTGCGGCCTGTGGCACGGGGCGAGTTGGAACTTCGTCATCTGGGGCGGCATCCACGGCCTGTTCCTGTCCCTCGAACGCACGCGCTTCGGCCGCGCCCTCGACCGGCTGCCGCGCATGCTGCGCCACGCCTACACGCTGCTCGTGGTCCTGGTGGCCTGGGTCTTCTTCCGCTTGGAGACGCTTCCCGAGGCCCTGCATTACCTGCGAGTCATGTCCGGCCTTTCCGGCGCCTCGGCCAAGACCTACGCCCTGAGCGCCTACCTGCCGCCGGAGAAAAAGGTCGCCCTGGCCGCCGGCATACTCTTGTGCGCGCCGGTGCTGCGCTGGCTGCAGACCACGCCCCTGCCGCACCCGGTGAGGGCCTCGCTGCGCGGGACAGAGGCCCCGGCCCTGGCCCTCGTCCTGTTGCTGTCCCTGCTGAACGTCGCGACCAGCACGTACAACCCCTTCATCTACTTCAGGTTCTAG
- a CDS encoding radical SAM/SPASM domain-containing protein produces MLPVKLEKFGFDIVHGCQLRCVGCPNSTLAPKIRHVLPEDFAACLDNLDVAEVKLMRLFNFGEPLLHPDVPGLLRLIPGRSFSVRTVEISTNAQHHDFAMLEEIFRTGVLGKLVVSCDGDGTPAEYERLRTPAKWEKLVAFLAKAGELRNAYAPGVRLHTRTICETDEGRRRWLDTLTPLGWDAEFRVWLTLPGSKDNPSGREVRAQNGLCEYMQRRTLYVDSDGTVVTCCVHPQAGIFGNLRHEKYSAIYKGAERTAFLKSLKTGRAAMPVCGRCEERPHRNKLQKLADRLSGGGR; encoded by the coding sequence ATGCTGCCTGTCAAACTCGAGAAATTCGGCTTCGACATCGTGCACGGCTGCCAGCTGCGCTGCGTGGGATGTCCGAATTCCACCCTCGCGCCCAAGATCCGGCACGTGCTGCCCGAGGACTTCGCGGCCTGCCTGGACAACCTGGACGTCGCCGAGGTCAAGCTCATGCGGCTGTTCAATTTCGGCGAGCCGCTGCTGCACCCGGACGTGCCCGGGCTTCTCCGGCTCATTCCCGGCCGCTCCTTCTCGGTGCGTACGGTGGAGATATCGACCAACGCCCAGCACCACGACTTCGCCATGCTGGAGGAGATCTTCCGCACCGGCGTCCTCGGCAAGCTCGTGGTCAGCTGCGACGGCGACGGCACGCCCGCCGAGTACGAGCGGCTGCGCACGCCCGCCAAGTGGGAGAAGCTCGTGGCCTTCCTGGCCAAGGCGGGCGAGCTGCGCAACGCCTACGCCCCGGGCGTGCGGCTGCACACCCGGACCATCTGCGAGACCGACGAGGGCCGCCGCAGGTGGCTCGACACGCTCACCCCGCTCGGCTGGGACGCGGAGTTCCGCGTCTGGCTGACCCTGCCCGGCTCCAAGGACAACCCCTCGGGGCGCGAGGTGCGGGCGCAAAACGGCCTGTGCGAGTACATGCAGCGCCGCACCCTCTACGTGGACAGCGACGGCACCGTGGTCACCTGCTGCGTGCACCCGCAGGCCGGGATCTTCGGCAACCTGCGCCACGAGAAGTACAGCGCCATCTACAAGGGCGCCGAGCGCACGGCCTTCCTGAAGTCGCTCAAGACCGGCCGCGCGGCCATGCCCGTGTGCGGCCGCTGCGAGGAACGCCCCCACAGGAACAAGCTGCAGAAGCTGGCCGACCGCCTGTCCGGCGGCGGCCGCTGA
- a CDS encoding YibE/F family protein, with amino-acid sequence MLARLRANRDLTLSLLFLALSAALWFTPTGFENRIDATALRARARVVSVDNDRVLHFGIIKTGWQTLTMKLLDGPFKGQTVEGDNLLTGKLELDKIFVPGDEALAVITTTPDGRISRVNPQDHYRLDKELLLLALFAGLLVLYAGATGAKALLSFVFTGLAIWKLLVPAMLHDYDPIWVTLGLVTLLISAVIFLVGGLSRKGLVAFCGAMLGLLTTCVLSLALAPGFHLNGAVRPFAETLLYTGFAHLNLTRIFLSGIFLASAGAVMDLAMDVAASQNEVLCKKPDLHFREALRSGFAVGRAVTGTMTTTLLLAYSGGYMTLLMVFMAQGTPVANLFNLTYVAAEIFNTMVGSLGLVATAPLTALIGAFVFTRRRAC; translated from the coding sequence ATGCTCGCCCGCCTGCGCGCCAACCGCGACCTCACGCTCTCGCTCCTCTTCCTGGCCCTGTCCGCGGCCCTGTGGTTCACGCCCACGGGCTTCGAGAACCGCATCGACGCCACGGCCCTCCGCGCCCGGGCCCGGGTGGTGAGCGTGGACAACGACCGGGTGCTGCACTTCGGGATCATCAAGACCGGCTGGCAGACCCTGACCATGAAGCTGCTCGACGGCCCCTTCAAGGGGCAGACGGTGGAGGGCGACAACCTCCTGACCGGCAAGCTCGAGCTGGACAAGATCTTCGTGCCCGGGGACGAGGCCCTGGCCGTGATCACCACCACGCCGGACGGCAGGATCTCGCGCGTGAACCCGCAGGACCACTACCGCCTGGACAAGGAGCTGCTGCTCCTCGCGCTCTTCGCCGGGCTGCTCGTGCTCTACGCCGGGGCCACGGGAGCCAAGGCCCTGCTCTCCTTCGTCTTCACCGGCCTGGCCATCTGGAAGCTGCTCGTGCCCGCCATGCTGCACGACTACGACCCCATCTGGGTCACCCTCGGCCTGGTCACGCTGCTCATCTCGGCGGTCATCTTCCTGGTCGGCGGGCTGTCGCGAAAAGGCCTCGTGGCCTTCTGCGGGGCCATGCTCGGCCTGCTCACCACCTGCGTGCTCTCCCTGGCCCTGGCCCCGGGATTTCATCTGAACGGCGCGGTCAGGCCCTTTGCCGAGACCCTGCTCTACACCGGCTTCGCCCACCTGAACCTGACGCGCATCTTCCTCTCGGGCATCTTCCTGGCCTCGGCCGGAGCGGTCATGGACCTGGCCATGGACGTGGCCGCCTCCCAGAACGAGGTGCTGTGCAAGAAGCCGGACCTGCACTTCCGCGAGGCGCTGCGCTCGGGCTTCGCCGTGGGCCGGGCCGTGACCGGCACCATGACCACCACCCTGCTCCTGGCCTATTCCGGCGGCTACATGACCCTGCTCATGGTCTTCATGGCCCAGGGCACGCCGGTGGCCAACCTCTTCAACCTGACCTACGTGGCCGCGGAGATCTTCAACACCATGGTCGGCTCGCTCGGCCTCGTGGCCACCGCCCCGCTCACCGCGCTCATCGGCGCCTTCGTCTTCACGCGCAGACGCGCCTGCTGA
- a CDS encoding alkaline phosphatase, with the protein MKLSPTIRASVLALAAVLAVAMALPAGAQAAAKPKYVFLFIGDGMGLPQVSATQYYYAAKQGKVGDDKLLMTAMPYQGITTTYSAESPITDSAAAGTAIACGVKTYNAGIGVDVHKKPYKNIAELAHQHGMKVGIVSSVSIDHATPASFYAHQESRKSYYEIGMELAKSGFEYFGGGGFLDPTGKKSKNPHGNVLDAVRAAGYDVVTDKASFEKLSAKNGKVVAINPRLPDDQAMPYGIDTRPGELTLADFTAKGIELLDNPKGFFMMVEGGKIDWACHANDATTTLRDVSAFNDAVAQAMYFMKKHPQETLIVVTADHETGGLTIGFAGTKYDSFFTVLDGQKISFTEFTDVVLKNYKDKAAGHYDFKDVEPLITENFGLKFAGDPKTDRTVLKPFEIAMLQEAFERSMKGETEKPKDEQTYLLYGSYDPLTIAVTHILDQKAGFGWTTYSHTGVPVATSAVGVEGQLFGGYYDNTDIFKKLAQAMGISATPVTLAAN; encoded by the coding sequence ATGAAGCTTTCCCCCACCATCCGCGCCTCGGTCCTTGCCCTGGCCGCGGTCCTGGCCGTGGCCATGGCCCTTCCGGCCGGAGCCCAGGCGGCTGCCAAGCCCAAGTATGTCTTTCTCTTCATCGGCGACGGCATGGGTCTGCCCCAGGTCAGCGCCACCCAGTACTACTACGCGGCCAAGCAGGGCAAAGTCGGCGACGACAAGCTGCTGATGACCGCCATGCCCTACCAGGGCATCACCACCACCTATTCCGCCGAGTCGCCCATCACCGACTCCGCCGCCGCGGGCACGGCCATCGCCTGCGGGGTGAAGACCTACAACGCGGGCATCGGCGTGGACGTCCACAAGAAGCCCTACAAGAACATCGCCGAGCTGGCCCACCAGCACGGCATGAAGGTCGGCATCGTCTCCAGCGTGTCCATCGACCACGCCACCCCGGCCTCCTTCTACGCCCACCAGGAGTCGCGCAAAAGCTACTACGAGATCGGCATGGAGCTGGCCAAGAGCGGCTTCGAGTACTTCGGCGGCGGCGGCTTCCTCGACCCCACCGGCAAGAAGTCCAAGAACCCCCACGGCAACGTGCTCGACGCCGTGCGCGCCGCGGGCTACGACGTGGTCACGGACAAGGCATCCTTCGAGAAGCTCTCGGCCAAAAACGGCAAGGTCGTGGCCATCAACCCCCGCCTGCCCGACGACCAGGCCATGCCCTACGGCATCGACACCAGGCCCGGCGAGCTGACCCTGGCCGACTTCACGGCCAAGGGCATCGAGCTGCTGGACAACCCCAAGGGCTTCTTCATGATGGTCGAGGGCGGCAAGATCGACTGGGCCTGCCACGCCAACGACGCCACCACCACCCTGCGCGACGTGAGCGCCTTCAACGACGCCGTGGCCCAGGCCATGTACTTCATGAAGAAGCACCCCCAGGAGACCCTCATCGTGGTCACCGCCGACCATGAGACCGGCGGCCTGACCATCGGCTTCGCGGGCACCAAGTACGACAGCTTCTTCACCGTGCTCGACGGCCAGAAGATCTCCTTCACCGAGTTCACCGACGTGGTGCTCAAGAACTACAAGGACAAGGCCGCGGGCCACTACGACTTCAAGGACGTGGAGCCGCTCATCACCGAGAACTTCGGGCTCAAGTTCGCGGGCGATCCCAAGACCGACCGCACGGTGCTCAAGCCCTTCGAGATCGCCATGCTGCAGGAGGCCTTCGAGCGCTCCATGAAGGGCGAGACCGAGAAGCCCAAGGACGAGCAGACCTACCTGCTCTACGGCAGCTACGATCCCCTGACCATCGCCGTGACCCACATCCTGGACCAGAAGGCGGGCTTCGGCTGGACCACCTACTCCCACACCGGCGTGCCCGTGGCCACCTCGGCCGTCGGCGTGGAGGGCCAGCTCTTCGGCGGCTACTACGACAACACGGACATCTTCAAGAAGCTGGCCCAGGCCATGGGCATCTCCGCCACGCCCGTGACCCTGGCCGCGAACTAG
- a CDS encoding superoxide dismutase: MSPTMNRRSFIKSSMAAAASVAVFATTGLLGPASRAFAATAEPFPAPPLPYPEKALEPVISARTVSFHYGKHTAGYYANLNKMVAGTPMASMKLEGVVQAVAGDPDKIGLYHNAAQALNHTFYWNCLAPGGKTPPSKVKDAVAAAFGSWDTFVDRFEEAAKTQFGSGWAWLAKSKDGLAVVKTANADTPVALGHTPILTLDVWEHAYYLDYQNRRPDYVKAAFDKLVNWDFVARNLA, translated from the coding sequence ATGTCCCCCACCATGAACCGCCGCAGCTTCATCAAGAGCTCCATGGCCGCCGCCGCCTCGGTCGCCGTGTTTGCGACCACGGGCCTGCTCGGCCCGGCAAGCCGGGCCTTCGCCGCCACGGCGGAGCCCTTCCCGGCGCCGCCCCTGCCGTATCCGGAGAAAGCCCTGGAGCCGGTCATCTCGGCGCGCACCGTCTCCTTCCATTACGGCAAGCACACGGCGGGCTACTACGCCAACCTGAACAAGATGGTCGCGGGCACGCCCATGGCCTCCATGAAGCTCGAAGGCGTGGTCCAGGCCGTGGCAGGCGATCCCGACAAGATCGGGCTGTACCACAACGCGGCCCAGGCGCTGAACCACACCTTCTACTGGAACTGCCTGGCCCCGGGCGGCAAGACCCCGCCCTCCAAGGTCAAGGACGCCGTGGCCGCGGCCTTCGGCTCCTGGGACACCTTCGTGGACCGGTTCGAGGAGGCGGCCAAGACCCAGTTCGGCAGCGGATGGGCCTGGCTGGCCAAGTCCAAGGACGGCCTCGCCGTGGTCAAGACGGCCAACGCCGACACGCCCGTGGCCTTGGGCCATACCCCGATCCTGACCCTGGACGTCTGGGAGCACGCCTACTACCTGGACTACCAGAACCGGCGCCCCGACTACGTCAAGGCGGCCTTCGACAAGCTCGTGAACTGGGATTTCGTGGCCAGGAACCTGGCCTGA
- a CDS encoding DMT family transporter, giving the protein MNRRGAAVALLALTALLWSSGGLCIKLIDLGPMAITGARSALAAAVLVLALRLSRGRDGEGRARFRFSRAELCGAVAYAGLLVSNVAATKLTTAANAILLAYTAPVYVALLAPRLLGEPTRRGDWLFVLATLAGMVLFFLDRLSPGGLTGNLLAVGTGLSYAAFTLSLRSQKEASPLRSILLGHLLTAAAGLPFLAADLARGPWPGAASLLGLLYLGVAQQGVSLLLYAWCIRRLCALEAILVMTLEPILNPVWVAVGYGERPGPWALAGGAVVLCAVTLRGAAAARPARGRGTAAEEAVQSA; this is encoded by the coding sequence ATGAACCGACGCGGCGCGGCCGTGGCCCTTCTCGCCCTCACGGCTCTGCTCTGGAGCTCCGGGGGCCTTTGCATCAAGCTCATCGACCTCGGCCCCATGGCCATCACCGGCGCGCGAAGCGCCCTGGCCGCGGCTGTCCTGGTCCTGGCGCTCCGGCTTTCCCGGGGCAGGGACGGGGAGGGCCGGGCGCGGTTTCGCTTCTCGCGCGCCGAGCTTTGCGGCGCCGTGGCCTACGCCGGGCTGCTCGTGAGCAACGTGGCGGCCACCAAGCTGACCACCGCGGCCAACGCCATCCTCCTGGCCTACACCGCGCCGGTCTACGTGGCGCTCCTCGCCCCGCGCCTGCTCGGCGAGCCCACGCGGCGCGGCGACTGGCTCTTCGTCCTGGCCACCCTCGCGGGCATGGTCCTCTTCTTCCTGGACAGGCTCTCGCCCGGCGGCCTCACGGGCAACCTCCTGGCCGTGGGCACCGGGCTCTCCTATGCCGCTTTCACCCTGAGCCTGCGCAGCCAGAAGGAGGCCTCGCCGCTGCGCTCCATCCTCCTCGGCCACCTGCTCACGGCCGCGGCCGGGCTGCCCTTCCTCGCCGCGGACCTCGCGCGCGGGCCCTGGCCGGGCGCGGCGAGCCTGCTCGGCCTCCTCTACCTGGGCGTGGCGCAACAGGGCGTCTCTCTGCTCCTCTACGCCTGGTGCATCAGGAGGCTCTGCGCCCTGGAGGCTATTCTGGTGATGACGCTCGAGCCCATCCTGAACCCCGTGTGGGTGGCCGTGGGCTACGGCGAGCGGCCCGGACCGTGGGCCCTGGCCGGAGGCGCGGTGGTGCTCTGCGCGGTCACCCTGCGCGGCGCGGCCGCCGCCCGGCCCGCGCGCGGCAGGGGCACGGCGGCGGAGGAAGCGGTGCAGAGCGCCTGA
- a CDS encoding HD-GYP domain-containing protein, producing MATFSIPEYRVHVDQLQPGVFIKLDGAWFNHPFLFNKFKIKSQEQINTLRDSGVTEVICVPAKSDKLPRPMPADAQPKAEAVVKKKPDAATERMWQVKKERIEKLKQKREEIKRCEEKYAKSIAAVPGMLTGVMTGSGEAVQNAQALVSDMADVFLSERDAIVHLMDTKATDEGLYYHSLNVSVLCLMIGKACGLPAEELKAVGVGAMFHDVGKNRIEKKILRNPHPTKAELQLIHMHPKYGLELAAKAGGFTDPSLAVIFQHHERLDGTGYPSRLSGTKIHVGARIAAIADIYDNLVNNPDQQKAVTPHQAMSFMFAKLKTKLDMQIFANFIRCLGIYPPGTLVQLSNEVLGMVIAVNQKNPLKPSLLIYDPEIPKEEAIIFDMEEDPDLQVVKSIHPGQLPPEIFAYLNPRSKVTYYMDHANEDSAK from the coding sequence ATGGCGACCTTCAGCATCCCGGAATACCGGGTACACGTGGACCAGCTCCAGCCCGGCGTCTTCATCAAGCTCGACGGCGCGTGGTTCAACCACCCCTTCCTGTTCAACAAGTTCAAGATCAAGTCGCAGGAGCAGATCAACACGCTGCGCGACAGCGGCGTCACCGAGGTCATCTGCGTCCCGGCCAAGTCCGACAAGCTGCCGAGGCCCATGCCCGCGGACGCGCAGCCCAAGGCCGAGGCCGTGGTCAAGAAGAAGCCTGACGCGGCCACGGAGCGCATGTGGCAGGTCAAGAAGGAGCGCATCGAGAAGCTCAAGCAGAAGCGCGAGGAGATCAAGCGCTGCGAGGAGAAGTACGCCAAGTCCATCGCCGCGGTGCCCGGCATGCTCACGGGCGTGATGACCGGCTCGGGCGAGGCCGTGCAGAACGCCCAGGCCCTGGTCTCGGACATGGCCGACGTCTTCCTCTCGGAGAGGGACGCCATCGTCCACCTCATGGACACCAAGGCCACTGACGAAGGGCTCTACTACCACTCGCTGAACGTCTCGGTGCTCTGCCTCATGATCGGCAAGGCGTGCGGCCTGCCCGCCGAGGAGCTGAAGGCCGTCGGCGTGGGGGCCATGTTCCACGACGTCGGCAAGAACCGCATCGAGAAGAAGATCCTGCGCAACCCGCACCCCACCAAGGCCGAGCTGCAGCTCATCCACATGCACCCCAAGTACGGCCTGGAGCTCGCGGCCAAGGCGGGCGGCTTCACCGACCCCTCGCTCGCGGTCATCTTCCAGCACCACGAGCGGCTGGACGGCACGGGCTACCCCTCGCGCCTGTCCGGCACCAAGATCCACGTGGGCGCGCGCATCGCGGCCATCGCGGACATCTACGACAACCTGGTCAACAACCCGGACCAGCAGAAGGCCGTGACCCCGCACCAGGCCATGTCCTTCATGTTCGCCAAGCTGAAGACCAAGCTGGACATGCAGATCTTCGCCAACTTCATCCGCTGCCTGGGCATCTACCCCCCGGGCACCCTGGTGCAGCTCTCGAACGAGGTGCTGGGCATGGTCATCGCGGTGAACCAGAAGAACCCGCTGAAGCCCTCGCTGCTCATCTACGACCCCGAGATCCCCAAGGAGGAGGCCATCATCTTCGACATGGAGGAGGACCCGGACCTGCAGGTGGTCAAGTCCATCCACCCGGGCCAGCTCCCTCCGGAGATCTTCGCCTACCTGAACCCGCGCTCCAAGGTCACCTACTACATGGACCACGCGAACGAGGACTCGGCGAAGTAG
- a CDS encoding NAD(P)-dependent oxidoreductase, protein MKVTVFGGSGFLGSHVCDKLAAAGHEVTVFDRSASPWPVPGQRTIQGDILDETAVREAVSGAEAVFNFAGIADIGEANVLPVETVKANILGNTVVLEACRLENVRRFVYASTVYVYSASGGFYRCSKQASELFIETYHENFGLEYTILRYGSLYGPRADLRNAIYRFVRQAMDEGVIRYYGSPDALREYIHVEDAALASVEILKPEFANSRIVLTGHQAMRVGDVMKMIAEILGGGVRFEFFSEKGSAHYEITPYSFNPRMGRKYAPPLHMDLGQGVLRVVEEVHRELHPELENHDGVLLGRGED, encoded by the coding sequence ATGAAGGTCACGGTTTTCGGAGGCTCGGGGTTCCTGGGCTCGCACGTCTGCGACAAGCTCGCCGCGGCCGGCCACGAGGTGACCGTCTTCGACCGCAGCGCCTCGCCCTGGCCCGTGCCCGGGCAGCGCACGATACAGGGCGACATCCTGGACGAGACCGCGGTGCGCGAGGCGGTCTCCGGAGCCGAGGCGGTCTTCAACTTCGCGGGCATCGCGGACATCGGCGAGGCCAACGTGCTGCCCGTGGAGACGGTGAAGGCCAACATCCTGGGCAACACGGTGGTCCTCGAGGCCTGCCGCCTGGAGAACGTGCGCCGCTTCGTCTACGCCTCCACGGTCTACGTCTACAGCGCCTCGGGCGGCTTCTACCGCTGCTCCAAGCAGGCCAGCGAGCTGTTCATCGAGACCTACCACGAGAACTTCGGCCTGGAGTACACCATCCTGCGCTACGGCTCGCTCTACGGACCGCGCGCGGACCTGCGCAACGCCATCTACCGCTTCGTGCGCCAGGCCATGGACGAGGGCGTGATCCGCTACTACGGCTCGCCCGACGCCCTGCGCGAGTACATCCACGTGGAGGACGCGGCCCTGGCCAGCGTGGAGATACTGAAGCCCGAGTTCGCCAACTCGCGCATCGTGCTCACCGGGCACCAGGCCATGCGCGTGGGCGACGTGATGAAGATGATCGCGGAGATCCTGGGAGGCGGCGTGCGTTTCGAGTTCTTCTCGGAGAAGGGCTCGGCGCACTACGAGATCACGCCCTACTCCTTCAATCCGCGCATGGGCCGCAAGTACGCGCCGCCGCTGCACATGGACCTGGGCCAGGGCGTCCTGCGCGTGGTCGAGGAGGTGCACCGCGAGCTGCACCCCGAGCTCGAGAACCACGACGGCGTGCTCCTGGGACGAGGCGAGGACTAG
- a CDS encoding DegT/DnrJ/EryC1/StrS aminotransferase family protein, with protein MAIPFIDLKAQFARLEPAIRRRMDAVLAHGQYIMGPEVRELEEKLAAFAGTRFCLSCSSGTDALLLPLLAWDIKPGDAVLTTAFTFYATAEVIALLGATPVFVDIDPKTFNMDPAGLERAVEALEKKDPSIHPLPAGYEKLTPRAVIPVDLFGLCADYAAIAAVAEKHGLLVLEDGAQAFGGSIEGRRACSYGHAGATSFFPAKPLGAYGDGGAVFTDDEELYARLVSLRVHGQGTGDNKYENVAVGINGRLDSLQAAVLLPKLEAFPLELELRQAAAERYTELLSDVVRTPHVPAGYFSAWAQYTLRTEKREAVIAHLREQGIPTMVYYRIPMHLQPVFNHLGYKTGDLPVCEAASHDVVSLPMHPYIEEPVVRQIADAVRASLA; from the coding sequence ATGGCAATTCCCTTCATCGATCTCAAGGCGCAATTCGCGCGACTGGAGCCCGCCATCCGCCGGCGCATGGACGCCGTGCTGGCCCACGGGCAGTACATCATGGGACCCGAGGTCCGCGAGCTGGAAGAGAAGCTGGCCGCCTTCGCGGGCACCCGCTTCTGCCTCTCCTGCTCCTCGGGCACGGACGCCCTGCTCCTGCCCCTGCTGGCCTGGGACATCAAGCCCGGCGACGCCGTGCTGACCACGGCCTTCACCTTCTACGCCACGGCCGAGGTCATCGCCCTGCTCGGCGCCACCCCGGTCTTCGTGGACATCGACCCCAAGACCTTCAACATGGACCCGGCCGGGCTCGAGCGCGCCGTCGAGGCCCTCGAGAAGAAGGACCCCTCCATCCATCCGCTGCCCGCGGGCTACGAGAAGCTCACCCCGCGCGCCGTGATCCCGGTGGACCTCTTCGGCCTTTGCGCCGACTACGCGGCCATCGCGGCCGTCGCCGAGAAGCACGGCCTGCTCGTGCTCGAGGACGGCGCCCAGGCCTTCGGCGGCTCCATCGAGGGACGCCGCGCCTGCTCCTACGGCCACGCCGGAGCCACCAGCTTCTTCCCGGCCAAGCCGCTCGGCGCCTACGGCGACGGCGGAGCCGTCTTCACCGACGACGAGGAACTCTACGCCAGGCTCGTCTCGCTGCGCGTGCACGGCCAGGGCACCGGCGACAACAAGTACGAGAACGTGGCCGTGGGCATCAACGGCCGCCTCGATTCGCTGCAGGCCGCGGTGCTCCTGCCCAAGCTCGAGGCCTTCCCCCTGGAGCTCGAGCTGCGCCAGGCCGCGGCCGAACGCTACACCGAGCTGCTCTCGGACGTGGTCCGGACCCCGCACGTGCCCGCCGGGTATTTCTCGGCCTGGGCCCAGTACACCCTGCGCACCGAGAAACGCGAGGCCGTCATCGCGCATCTTCGCGAGCAGGGCATCCCGACCATGGTCTACTACCGCATCCCCATGCACCTGCAGCCCGTGTTCAACCACCTGGGCTACAAGACGGGCGACCTGCCCGTGTGCGAGGCCGCCTCGCACGACGTGGTCAGCCTGCCCATGCACCCCTACATCGAGGAGCCCGTCGTCCGCCAGATCGCGGACGCCGTGCGCGCCTCCCTGGCCTGA